One window of Lytechinus variegatus isolate NC3 chromosome 2, Lvar_3.0, whole genome shotgun sequence genomic DNA carries:
- the LOC121407600 gene encoding twisted gastrulation protein homolog 1-A-like, with protein sequence MKTTVFIAVMVAGIAYAVGVTVLYERCNENKCVSRVSKCQLTGACGCTLDNCTCCVNCTLCLAELWDDCCSCVNMCKPRNMSATDMASYSTIHDLRVDSGMADILFNALTEHDKPHPDAHWTVERVTPQEEGVILPGLAGPDNSESRDNSPVESSPSTKPATSTAASANETIVPMDTCTVAYINICLGLKKCEDACEHMGAAKYRWFHTGCCECVGSTCLSYGKKKALCRDCPND encoded by the exons ATGAAGACGACGGTATTCATAGCAGTGATGGTAGCCGGGATAGCCTACGCGGTGGGCGTCACCGTCTTATACGAGAGGTGCAACGAGAACAAGTGTGTCTCACGAGTCAGCAAGTGTCAGCTGACTGGGGCTTGCGGTTGCACGCTGGACAACTGCACTTGCTGCGTGAACTGTACTCTCTGTCTGGCAGAGCTGTGGGACGATTGCTGCTCCTGCGTCA ATATGTGCAAACCACGCAACATGTCCGCAACGGATATGGCTAGCTACAGTACCATTCACGACCTCCGGGTGGATTCTGGTATGGCGGATATCCTTTTTAACGCCCTCACCGAGCACGACAAGCCACACCCTGATGCTCATTGGACGGTGGAGAGGGTTACGCCCCAGGAGGAGGGAGTGATCTTACCAGGCCTCGCAGGACCCGACAATAGTG AATCAAGAGATAACTCACCGGTGGAATCATCACCGAGCACCAAGCCTGCGACATCAACAGCCGCATCAGCCAACGAAACCATCGTGCCCATGGACACCTGTACAGTAGCTTATATCAACATTTGCCTCGGACTTAAGAAGTGTGAAGACGCTTGCGAACACATGGGGGCGGCAAAATATAGATGGTTTCACACGGGGTGCTGTGAGTGTGTCGGAAGCACGTGCCTCAGCTACGGCAAGAAAAAAGCTCTTTGTAGGGATTGTCCCAATGATTAA